One Lacunisphaera limnophila DNA window includes the following coding sequences:
- a CDS encoding malectin: protein MSLTTPARTLLASLALALVGPALAADAIRIRAGTTQDHTDESGVVWLADQGFSGGDTIDRTGLKVAKTSTPSIYTTERYGMGGFSRALANGKYTVKLHFAETYEGIYGKGERVFSFNVEGKEFKDFDVTARAGAVLTAYVETVEVEVTDGKLDITFTSQIENPEINALEIIPAG from the coding sequence ATGTCATTGACCACCCCCGCCCGTACCCTGCTCGCTTCCCTCGCCCTCGCCCTCGTCGGCCCCGCGCTGGCCGCCGACGCCATCCGCATCCGCGCCGGCACCACCCAGGATCACACCGATGAGAGCGGTGTCGTGTGGCTCGCCGACCAGGGCTTCAGCGGCGGCGACACCATCGACCGCACCGGCCTCAAGGTCGCCAAGACCTCGACCCCCTCGATCTACACCACCGAGCGGTACGGCATGGGCGGTTTCTCCCGCGCCCTGGCCAACGGCAAATACACCGTGAAGCTCCACTTTGCCGAGACCTACGAGGGTATCTACGGCAAGGGCGAGCGCGTGTTCTCCTTCAATGTCGAGGGCAAGGAATTCAAGGACTTCGATGTCACGGCCCGCGCCGGCGCCGTGCTGACCGCGTACGTCGAGACCGTCGAGGTCGAGGTGACCGACGGCAAGCTCGACATCACCTTCACCAGCCAGATCGAGAATCCCGAGATCAACGCCCTCGAGATCATCCCGGCCGGCTGA
- a CDS encoding XylR family transcriptional regulator: MTRPKILLVFLMRFEESARMLHGIVQYERSHRQWDTFLDDEARAERDPDFLSAEPWNGVISRNTTPALVEGCAKLGIPLVDLNDTAAFPGVPKIRPNNHAIGHLGAEHFLERGFRHFGFCGFSNEGWSCERRDGFVEALRLGGHGCSVLDLPYPGFITPEWNATQSRLIDAWLRHLPRPCAIMACVDVRAFQVIAAARTAQLRVPEEFALLGVNNDVVRCELSHPPLSSIVLNAQQSGYQAAELLDQMLRGVRPETPEIRIDPIGVVTRLSTDILAVADRNVSLALNYIREHACKGLNVDQVVAHAAASRSQLEKKFRRFIGRSPQAEIRRVQLARAKELLTETDLPLKSIAALTGFEHIEYLSVVFKRMTGEAPGQYRKRTRAGQL; encoded by the coding sequence ATGACTCGCCCCAAGATCCTCCTCGTCTTCCTGATGCGGTTCGAGGAATCCGCGCGCATGCTGCACGGCATCGTCCAGTACGAGCGTTCCCACCGGCAGTGGGACACCTTCCTGGACGACGAGGCCCGGGCCGAGCGCGACCCGGATTTTCTCAGCGCGGAGCCGTGGAATGGCGTCATCAGCCGCAACACCACCCCGGCCCTCGTCGAGGGCTGCGCGAAGCTTGGCATCCCGCTCGTGGACTTGAACGACACCGCCGCCTTCCCCGGCGTGCCCAAGATCCGTCCCAATAACCACGCCATCGGCCACCTCGGCGCCGAGCATTTCCTCGAGCGCGGCTTCCGCCACTTCGGCTTCTGCGGCTTCAGCAACGAGGGCTGGTCCTGTGAGCGCCGCGACGGCTTCGTCGAGGCGCTGCGCCTCGGGGGCCACGGCTGCAGCGTGCTCGACCTCCCCTACCCCGGTTTCATCACGCCGGAGTGGAATGCCACCCAGTCCCGCCTCATCGACGCCTGGCTGCGCCACCTGCCCCGGCCCTGCGCCATCATGGCCTGCGTCGACGTCCGCGCCTTCCAGGTCATCGCCGCCGCCCGCACGGCGCAGCTGCGCGTGCCCGAGGAATTCGCCCTGCTCGGCGTGAACAACGATGTCGTCCGCTGCGAGCTCTCGCACCCGCCCCTCTCCAGCATCGTCCTCAACGCCCAGCAGTCCGGCTACCAGGCCGCCGAACTCCTCGACCAGATGCTGCGCGGCGTCCGTCCGGAAACCCCCGAGATCCGCATCGACCCGATCGGCGTCGTCACCCGCCTCTCGACCGACATCCTCGCCGTCGCCGACCGCAACGTCAGTCTCGCCCTCAACTACATCCGCGAGCACGCCTGCAAGGGCTTGAACGTCGACCAGGTCGTCGCCCACGCCGCCGCCTCGCGCAGCCAGCTCGAGAAAAAATTCCGCCGTTTCATCGGGCGCTCCCCCCAGGCCGAGATCCGCCGCGTCCAGCTCGCGCGCGCCAAGGAGCTCCTCACCGAGACCGACCTGCCCCTCAAGAGCATCGCCGCGCTCACCGGCTTCGAGCACATCGAGTACCTCTCCGTCGTCTTCAAGCGCATGACCGGCGAGGCGCCCGGCCAGTACCGCAAGCGCACGCGCGCCGGCCAGCTCTGA
- the yihA gene encoding ribosome biogenesis GTP-binding protein YihA/YsxC gives MKIKSAEFETSAPTLAGAPRLALPEFAFIGRSNVGKSSLLNLLAEKRDLARVSDLPGKTRLMNFYCINKNWRLVDLPGYGYAHVSKADRADFNEAAADYIEGRENLRGVFVLIDSRLEPQPIDLAFVEWIIESGVPFAVVFTKTDKQSASQTQASVARFKAVALDDLDPPPPVFLTSSKTKAGRTELLRHIDALL, from the coding sequence ATGAAGATCAAATCGGCCGAGTTCGAAACCAGCGCCCCCACCCTCGCGGGCGCCCCCCGGCTCGCCCTGCCCGAGTTTGCCTTCATCGGCCGCTCCAACGTCGGCAAGTCCTCCCTGCTGAACCTCCTCGCCGAGAAACGCGACCTCGCCCGTGTGTCCGACCTGCCGGGCAAGACGCGCCTGATGAATTTCTACTGCATCAACAAGAACTGGCGCCTCGTCGACCTGCCCGGCTACGGCTACGCCCACGTCTCGAAGGCCGACCGCGCCGATTTCAACGAGGCCGCCGCCGACTACATCGAGGGCCGTGAGAACCTGCGTGGCGTCTTCGTCCTGATCGACTCCCGCCTCGAGCCCCAGCCCATCGACCTCGCCTTCGTCGAGTGGATCATCGAGTCCGGCGTGCCCTTCGCCGTCGTCTTCACCAAGACGGACAAGCAATCCGCCTCCCAGACCCAGGCCAGCGTCGCCCGCTTCAAGGCCGTCGCCCTGGACGACCTCGACCCGCCGCCCCCGGTGTTCCTCACCTCGTCCAAGACCAAGGCCGGCCGCACCGAGCTCCTCCGCCACATCGACGCCCTGCTCTGA
- a CDS encoding asparaginase domain-containing protein codes for MRLRVITTGGTIDKVYFDAASTYDVGDPQVGPLFKEANVTFDFVVESVLQKDSLQMTDADRALIRERVLAAPENLILITHGTDTMTATAAHLGDLPGKVIVFTGSMVPARFRQSDALFNLGCAVGAVQVLPPGIYIAMNGQVFPAAEVRKNRAQSRFEPKA; via the coding sequence ATGCGTTTGCGCGTCATCACCACCGGCGGGACCATCGACAAGGTCTACTTCGACGCCGCCAGCACCTACGACGTCGGCGACCCCCAGGTCGGTCCGCTCTTCAAGGAGGCCAATGTCACCTTCGACTTCGTCGTCGAATCCGTGCTGCAAAAGGACAGCCTCCAGATGACCGACGCGGACCGCGCCCTCATCCGCGAGCGCGTGCTCGCCGCGCCGGAAAACCTCATCCTCATCACCCACGGCACCGACACCATGACCGCCACCGCCGCCCACCTTGGCGACCTGCCGGGCAAGGTCATCGTGTTCACCGGTTCGATGGTGCCCGCGCGCTTCCGGCAGAGCGACGCCCTCTTCAACCTCGGCTGCGCCGTCGGCGCCGTCCAGGTCCTGCCCCCCGGCATCTACATCGCGATGAACGGCCAGGTTTTCCCCGCCGCCGAGGTCCGCAAAAATCGCGCCCAAAGCCGCTTCGAACCCAAGGCATGA
- a CDS encoding M23 family metallopeptidase, translated as MRRLLLALLLAVRLAGANCDDPGIRVTEERQGDIVRLYAETTTCLDLTFTLTADLQNIRTSAPLPATVESRGSPRFLLLELRPAAPGQAWSYRYRYHWQYGGRGGEPDDTAYRLPFAGSHRLQQGYRGSFSHQRGSPNEHAHDWVMPVGTPVLAARGGTVVGVRQDSTTGGPSETYKQCANYVIIRHADGTYAEYLHLQTQGVEVRLGDEVQAGQRLARSGNTGWSTNPHLHFAVFRTVDGQTRETLPVRFRLKDGTVQPLHEGRTY; from the coding sequence ATGCGCCGGCTGCTCCTCGCCCTCTTGCTCGCCGTCCGCCTCGCCGGCGCCAACTGCGATGATCCCGGCATCCGCGTCACCGAGGAACGGCAGGGCGACATCGTTCGCCTCTACGCCGAGACCACCACCTGCCTCGACCTCACCTTCACGCTCACCGCGGACTTGCAGAACATACGGACCTCGGCCCCGCTGCCGGCGACCGTGGAGAGCCGCGGCTCACCGCGCTTTCTGCTCCTTGAGCTCCGGCCGGCCGCTCCCGGCCAGGCGTGGAGTTACCGGTACCGCTACCACTGGCAATACGGCGGTCGCGGCGGCGAGCCGGACGACACCGCCTACCGCCTGCCCTTCGCCGGCTCGCACCGGCTGCAGCAAGGCTACCGCGGATCCTTCAGCCACCAACGCGGCTCCCCCAACGAACACGCCCACGACTGGGTCATGCCCGTGGGAACCCCGGTGCTCGCGGCGCGAGGCGGAACCGTGGTGGGCGTCCGTCAGGACTCCACCACCGGCGGTCCAAGTGAAACCTACAAGCAGTGCGCGAACTATGTGATTATCCGTCACGCCGACGGTACCTACGCCGAATACCTGCACCTCCAGACGCAGGGCGTGGAGGTGCGCCTCGGCGACGAGGTCCAGGCCGGCCAGCGCCTCGCGCGGTCCGGCAACACGGGCTGGTCCACCAATCCACACCTGCATTTCGCCGTCTTCCGCACCGTCGATGGGCAAACCCGCGAAACCCTGCCGGTGCGGTTCCGCCTCAAGGACGGCACGGTACAACCACTGCACGAAGGCCGCACCTACTGA
- a CDS encoding class I SAM-dependent methyltransferase yields the protein MRPDEYRKLAETEDRMWYFRALHRRRAHWLARLLPSGPARVLDAGCGTGGFIRALRTVQPAWTVAGVDLSPLACALARERAGAEITEGSLEALPYADGSFDAVSTGDVLYHIDDTAAVLREFARCLRPGGVVLVNEPAYRWLWSYHDEATEGRHRFTRPELVGRLTAAGFSVRFASYANLLPLPLVVARRKLFPPARPTSDVQVFPAPVEAMFSAMAGLEQAWTGRGWPVPAGVSVFVAASKPK from the coding sequence ATGCGTCCCGACGAATACCGCAAGCTGGCCGAGACGGAGGACCGGATGTGGTATTTCCGGGCCCTGCACCGCCGCCGCGCGCACTGGCTGGCGCGACTGTTGCCGTCGGGTCCGGCGCGCGTGCTCGACGCCGGGTGCGGCACGGGCGGCTTCATCCGAGCGCTGCGCACAGTGCAGCCGGCGTGGACGGTGGCGGGCGTGGACCTGTCGCCGCTGGCCTGCGCCCTCGCGCGGGAGCGGGCCGGGGCGGAGATCACCGAAGGCTCGCTTGAGGCGCTGCCTTATGCGGACGGGAGCTTTGACGCGGTGTCGACGGGTGACGTGCTTTACCACATCGACGACACGGCAGCGGTGCTGCGGGAATTCGCGCGCTGCCTGCGGCCGGGCGGGGTGGTGTTGGTGAATGAGCCGGCCTACCGGTGGCTGTGGTCCTACCATGACGAGGCCACCGAGGGGCGGCACCGCTTCACGCGGCCGGAGCTGGTCGGGCGGCTGACAGCGGCCGGGTTCTCCGTGCGGTTTGCGAGTTACGCCAACCTGCTGCCGTTGCCACTGGTGGTGGCGCGGCGGAAGCTGTTTCCGCCCGCGCGGCCGACGAGCGACGTGCAGGTTTTTCCGGCGCCGGTCGAGGCGATGTTCTCGGCCATGGCGGGACTGGAGCAGGCCTGGACGGGGCGCGGCTGGCCGGTGCCGGCGGGCGTCTCGGTGTTCGTCGCGGCTAGCAAGCCAAAGTAG
- a CDS encoding PQQ-binding-like beta-propeller repeat protein, translating into MIVPLPRLPRLLTVVLLSALAAQVWAAPAKPVWTCALGEDAKWENLTALGVLLVGTNSAIHCIDPDTGKVLWKNADFKKSNSMNAREIPGTPFLLCNQLEGIGGSKSTLTLIDYLTGETEWTAPEVMGQYLGSVPLPEKNLVIVIMTTYKDGKGQENGTFLFAHDLTTGERKWSTLLAKANSIPLHLADNSGKFMPRMDLSGYHDPVLEGDTLYLGYLGVHALDVNTGAIKWAVEFPPGDKGLKRTYAPLRIVGDVIYGAGGGSIHAINKQTGAALWKSDRISEYAGLFKSRDNAIVTQIEVVADKIYARYGGNFSNGQTVLLKEPLGVVVVAAADGKPLYQDKKIEGGLTNLMPLPETGAVMFADGKELVGLSTGATVEELFRVPIEFKRKMGGGDFAKIGLGLTGGLMGTVKAVSSSSKARLDVPVAITRHDGHIVVQGKQHLLGFDPAGKAQKWSLYYAAPSDAFSTIAMFAVTLAASAQGNAQVAQNGSIMTSGGQQGMQNIQSSLDRYNRYTETRALKIGGSKNSGSYTYIITKLDKQDGGGVGLVGVNLSSGETDRKLALGAKEPKYLADEEAGRIFYFKGGDEIQAFEF; encoded by the coding sequence ATGATCGTACCGCTTCCCCGCCTGCCCCGTCTTCTAACCGTTGTCCTGCTCTCCGCGCTGGCGGCCCAAGTCTGGGCTGCGCCCGCCAAACCGGTGTGGACCTGTGCGTTGGGGGAGGACGCGAAGTGGGAGAATCTCACCGCGCTCGGTGTGTTGCTGGTCGGCACAAACTCGGCGATCCATTGCATCGATCCTGACACGGGCAAGGTCCTGTGGAAGAACGCCGACTTCAAGAAGAGCAACTCGATGAACGCCCGGGAGATTCCCGGCACGCCCTTCCTGCTGTGCAACCAGCTCGAGGGGATCGGTGGCTCGAAGTCCACGCTCACGCTCATCGACTACCTCACGGGCGAAACCGAGTGGACCGCCCCGGAGGTCATGGGTCAGTATCTGGGTTCGGTTCCGCTGCCGGAGAAGAACCTGGTGATCGTCATCATGACCACCTACAAGGACGGCAAGGGCCAGGAGAACGGCACCTTCCTGTTCGCGCACGACCTCACGACCGGCGAGCGCAAGTGGTCCACGCTTTTGGCCAAGGCCAACAGCATCCCCCTGCATCTGGCCGACAACTCCGGGAAGTTCATGCCGCGGATGGATCTCTCGGGCTATCATGATCCCGTGCTCGAAGGCGACACGCTCTATCTCGGCTATCTGGGCGTGCACGCGCTCGATGTGAATACCGGCGCCATCAAGTGGGCCGTGGAGTTCCCCCCGGGCGACAAGGGCCTGAAGCGCACCTACGCGCCCCTGCGCATCGTCGGCGATGTGATCTACGGCGCGGGCGGCGGCAGCATCCACGCGATCAACAAGCAGACCGGCGCCGCGCTCTGGAAGAGTGACCGCATCTCCGAGTACGCCGGCCTCTTCAAGTCCCGCGACAACGCGATCGTCACTCAGATCGAGGTCGTGGCCGACAAAATCTACGCCCGGTACGGCGGCAATTTCTCCAACGGCCAGACGGTGCTGCTCAAGGAACCGCTGGGCGTGGTGGTCGTGGCGGCCGCGGACGGCAAGCCCCTCTACCAGGACAAGAAGATCGAGGGCGGCCTGACGAACCTGATGCCGCTGCCTGAGACCGGGGCGGTGATGTTCGCCGACGGCAAAGAGCTCGTCGGCCTCAGCACGGGCGCCACGGTGGAGGAGCTCTTCCGCGTGCCGATCGAGTTCAAGCGCAAGATGGGCGGCGGGGACTTCGCCAAGATCGGCCTCGGCCTGACCGGTGGCCTGATGGGCACGGTCAAGGCGGTGAGTTCCTCGAGCAAGGCGCGCCTCGACGTGCCGGTGGCCATCACACGCCACGACGGCCACATCGTGGTGCAGGGCAAGCAGCACTTGCTGGGCTTCGACCCGGCGGGGAAAGCGCAGAAGTGGTCCTTGTATTACGCCGCCCCGAGCGACGCGTTTTCCACCATTGCCATGTTTGCCGTGACCCTCGCCGCCTCGGCGCAGGGTAATGCGCAGGTCGCGCAGAACGGCAGCATCATGACCTCCGGCGGACAGCAGGGCATGCAGAACATCCAAAGCTCGCTGGACCGCTACAACCGCTACACCGAGACGCGCGCGCTCAAGATTGGCGGCTCGAAGAACTCAGGTTCCTACACCTACATCATCACCAAGCTCGACAAGCAGGACGGCGGCGGCGTCGGCCTGGTGGGCGTCAACCTCAGCAGCGGCGAGACCGACCGCAAGCTGGCGCTGGGCGCGAAGGAACCCAAGTACCTGGCCGACGAGGAAGCGGGCCGCATCTTCTACTTCAAGGGCGGCGACGAGATCCAGGCCTTCGAATTCTGA
- a CDS encoding sugar phosphate isomerase/epimerase family protein — translation MTAAHPARHYLPTLGLQLWTVRRELERDIPGTLRAIAQAGYAQIELQNLANVHAIARLARELGLGLTSAFLDWTALAQPGPAADAELVRTLALARELNLRYLVFGYLGKGGRETITQMRAHAAAANAFGRRCRDAGIQLCYHHHAFEFAPLDDGRTTGWDILLRDFEPDLVQFEFDVFWAAAGGLDPVQTLHDLRGRIAQVHLKDLPAGTPRLWDEHAVPPETFQEIGRGCLDWTRILAACVATGVAQCHVEQDESPDPLASIRQSIDWLRRH, via the coding sequence ATGACCGCCGCCCACCCCGCCCGGCACTATCTCCCCACCCTCGGCCTGCAGCTCTGGACCGTGCGCCGCGAGCTCGAGCGGGATATCCCCGGCACCCTCCGCGCCATTGCCCAGGCCGGCTACGCCCAGATCGAGCTGCAGAACCTGGCCAACGTCCACGCGATCGCCCGGCTCGCCCGTGAGCTCGGCCTCGGCCTCACCTCCGCCTTCCTCGACTGGACCGCCCTCGCCCAACCCGGCCCCGCCGCCGACGCCGAGCTCGTCCGCACCCTCGCTCTCGCCCGCGAGCTCAACCTGCGCTACCTGGTCTTCGGTTACCTCGGCAAAGGCGGCCGCGAGACCATCACCCAGATGCGCGCCCACGCCGCCGCCGCCAACGCCTTCGGCCGCCGCTGCCGCGACGCCGGGATCCAGCTCTGCTACCACCATCATGCCTTCGAGTTCGCCCCGCTGGACGACGGCCGGACCACCGGCTGGGATATCCTGCTCCGCGACTTCGAGCCGGACCTCGTCCAATTCGAGTTCGATGTCTTCTGGGCGGCGGCCGGCGGGCTCGATCCGGTCCAAACCCTCCACGACCTGCGCGGTCGCATCGCGCAGGTCCACCTCAAGGATCTCCCGGCCGGAACTCCGCGTCTCTGGGACGAACACGCCGTGCCGCCCGAAACCTTCCAGGAAATCGGCCGCGGTTGCCTCGACTGGACCCGCATCCTCGCCGCCTGCGTCGCGACCGGCGTCGCCCAATGTCATGTCGAGCAGGACGAGTCACCCGACCCGCTCGCCAGCATTCGCCAGAGTATCGACTGGCTGCGCCGGCACTGA
- a CDS encoding L,D-transpeptidase has translation MPGEHRPQCRETPRRRAAHRRRRSRPELHLRPEVFPEVPEAQELGRRLIIPPGPNNPVGVAWIGLDRTGYGIHGTPEPEKVGRTESHGCFRVANWDARTLLRLAWTGLPVTVDP, from the coding sequence CTGCCCGGTGAGCATCGCCCGCAATGTCGAGAAACGCCCCGTCGGCGAGCTGCACATCGTCGTCGTCGTTCCCGACCCGAACTACACCTTCGACCCGAGGTCTTTCCCGAGGTGCCCGAGGCCCAGGAACTCGGCCGCCGTCTCATCATCCCGCCCGGCCCCAACAACCCCGTCGGCGTCGCTTGGATCGGCCTCGACCGCACCGGCTACGGCATCCACGGCACCCCCGAACCCGAGAAGGTCGGCCGCACCGAGTCCCACGGCTGCTTCCGCGTCGCCAACTGGGACGCCCGCACCCTCCTCCGCCTCGCCTGGACCGGCCTGCCTGTGACCGTGGACCCCTGA
- a CDS encoding sensor histidine kinase: protein MKKRYQADTLPRRPLEEARLRISRLSPKKLGLPATLREVCRLAAEAIAVERVGIWLFVDEQSAIRCACLYEQLKQRYSEGTVLRVADFPGYFEHLGIRKTIPADHAEIDPRTDELAKAYLQPLGITSLLDAVILQNDRIVGVVCHEHTGAHREWTTEERDFAGSVADFLAFKLQSAKLAELQQQLHRTTSDLASYQQRLNLAHMAAGVAHDFRNLLTVIKGYTTLLAQDSGSDAGVQRMCGQIAQAAEKGEALTADLMALSGNQTGHPTAIDVPPLVRQLLPLLQQTAGPRHPVETRLAPDTGRVFIDPLQLERILLNLVANARDAMPGGGPVTITVSGGNGDSGNQPGASVVLTVTDTGTGIAPAILGQIFEPFFTTKARHQGTGLGLAIVRSGVELAGGRIQVESTPGAGTTFRLTLPCIATGA, encoded by the coding sequence ATGAAGAAACGCTACCAGGCCGACACCCTGCCCCGCCGTCCGCTCGAGGAGGCCCGGCTCAGGATCTCCCGGCTGTCCCCCAAGAAACTCGGCCTCCCCGCGACGCTCCGCGAGGTCTGCCGCCTCGCCGCCGAGGCCATCGCGGTCGAGCGCGTGGGCATCTGGCTGTTTGTTGATGAGCAGTCCGCCATCCGCTGCGCCTGCCTCTACGAGCAGCTCAAGCAGCGCTACTCCGAGGGCACCGTCCTGCGCGTGGCGGACTTTCCCGGCTATTTTGAGCACCTCGGCATCCGCAAGACCATCCCCGCCGACCACGCCGAGATCGATCCGCGCACCGACGAACTGGCCAAGGCCTACCTCCAGCCCCTCGGCATCACCTCCCTGCTCGATGCCGTCATCCTGCAGAACGACCGCATCGTCGGCGTCGTCTGCCACGAGCACACCGGCGCCCACCGCGAGTGGACCACCGAGGAGCGCGACTTCGCCGGCTCCGTGGCCGACTTCCTCGCCTTCAAGCTGCAGAGCGCCAAACTCGCCGAGCTCCAACAGCAGCTGCACCGCACCACCAGCGACCTCGCCTCCTACCAGCAGCGGCTCAACCTCGCCCACATGGCCGCGGGCGTCGCCCACGACTTCCGCAACCTGCTCACCGTCATCAAGGGCTACACCACCCTCCTCGCGCAGGACTCCGGCTCCGACGCCGGCGTGCAACGCATGTGCGGGCAGATCGCGCAGGCGGCGGAAAAGGGCGAGGCCCTCACCGCGGACCTGATGGCGCTCAGCGGCAACCAGACCGGCCATCCCACCGCCATCGATGTGCCCCCGCTCGTGCGACAGTTGCTGCCCCTCCTCCAACAGACCGCCGGACCGCGCCACCCCGTGGAAACCCGCCTCGCCCCCGACACCGGGCGCGTCTTCATCGACCCGCTCCAGCTCGAGCGCATCCTTCTCAATCTCGTCGCCAACGCCCGCGACGCCATGCCCGGCGGCGGGCCCGTCACCATCACCGTGTCCGGCGGTAACGGCGACTCGGGCAACCAGCCCGGCGCCAGCGTTGTGCTCACGGTCACCGACACCGGGACCGGGATCGCCCCCGCCATCCTCGGCCAGATCTTCGAGCCCTTCTTCACCACCAAGGCCCGCCACCAGGGCACCGGCCTCGGTCTCGCCATCGTCCGCAGCGGGGTCGAGCTCGCGGGCGGCCGCATTCAGGTCGAAAGTACGCCCGGCGCTGGCACAACTTTTCGTCTCACCCTCCCCTGCATCGCCACCGGCGCCTGA
- a CDS encoding glycoside hydrolase family 97 protein — protein sequence MISPRPARFRIPPAVLFLLLLTGLRSAPALPPLTSPDGTITVQVQTDKRLTYDVRHEDRPVLTASTLSLTVDGVTFGHAPRLIAATPRSHDALLRPDVRQKAAEIREHYNELRLDFEGGFVVTFRAYNEGVAYRWETTLPAAEVKVFAEEVGLNFTGSHFAWFPEEQSFYSHNERLFLPRALGDLAPQNLASLPIVVDANGLKVALAESDLEDYPGLWFTGTGGNGLAGTHPPVALKEELTGDRDFRVTEAAGYIAVTKGTRTYPWRILGLARQDRDLLTNQLPWLLAAPSRIADPSWIKPGKIAWDWWNANNLHGVDFKAGVNTRTYEYFIDFAAANGLEYIILDEGWYQLGDLFTPAPDMDVPAIIDYGKKKGVGVILWVVWKTLDDHLIPALDLFQKWGVRGIKVDFMQRSDQAVINFYHRVNREAAARHLLTDFHGAVHQAVLTRTWPNLMTNEGVRGLEWNKWSAHITPEHDATLPFTRQYLGPMDYTPGATRNANRDGFAWNHFRPRSQGTRCHQLALYVVFESPLQMLADTPTNYEREPAMMEFLRAVPSVWDETRALDGRISDYVLTARRSGRDWFVGAITDWTARELELDLSFLPAGEFTLTEWRDGLNAGTHAEDFKQATQTVTNRTKLRLPLAEGGGWAARISPK from the coding sequence ATGATTTCCCCCCGCCCCGCCCGGTTCCGCATTCCGCCTGCCGTACTCTTTCTGCTCCTGCTCACCGGTTTGCGCTCCGCGCCCGCCCTGCCGCCGCTCACCTCGCCCGACGGCACCATCACGGTCCAGGTCCAGACGGATAAACGCCTGACCTATGACGTCCGCCACGAGGATCGTCCGGTCCTCACCGCCTCGACCCTCTCGCTTACCGTGGACGGCGTCACCTTCGGCCACGCCCCGCGACTCATCGCGGCGACCCCGCGCAGCCACGACGCCCTGCTCCGGCCCGACGTCCGCCAAAAGGCGGCCGAGATCCGCGAACATTACAACGAACTCCGCCTCGATTTCGAGGGCGGTTTCGTCGTGACCTTCCGCGCCTACAACGAGGGCGTCGCCTACCGCTGGGAAACCACCCTGCCGGCCGCCGAGGTCAAGGTCTTCGCCGAGGAGGTCGGCTTGAATTTCACCGGCAGCCACTTCGCCTGGTTTCCCGAAGAACAAAGCTTCTACTCGCACAACGAACGCCTGTTCCTGCCGCGGGCGCTCGGTGACCTCGCCCCGCAGAACCTCGCCAGCCTGCCCATCGTCGTCGATGCGAACGGCCTCAAGGTCGCCCTCGCCGAGTCCGACCTCGAGGACTACCCCGGCCTGTGGTTCACCGGCACCGGCGGCAACGGCCTCGCCGGCACCCACCCGCCCGTGGCCCTCAAGGAGGAACTCACCGGCGACCGCGACTTCCGCGTCACCGAGGCCGCCGGCTACATCGCCGTGACCAAGGGCACACGCACCTACCCCTGGCGCATCCTCGGCCTGGCCCGCCAGGACCGCGACCTCCTCACCAACCAGCTCCCCTGGCTCCTCGCCGCCCCGTCACGCATCGCCGACCCGTCGTGGATCAAGCCCGGCAAGATCGCGTGGGACTGGTGGAATGCCAACAACCTCCACGGCGTGGACTTCAAGGCCGGCGTGAACACGCGGACCTACGAATACTTCATCGATTTCGCCGCGGCCAACGGGCTCGAGTACATCATCCTCGACGAGGGCTGGTATCAACTAGGCGACCTCTTCACCCCCGCCCCCGACATGGACGTGCCGGCCATCATCGACTACGGCAAAAAGAAGGGCGTCGGCGTCATTCTCTGGGTCGTCTGGAAAACCCTCGACGACCACCTCATCCCCGCCCTCGACCTGTTCCAAAAATGGGGCGTGCGCGGCATCAAGGTGGACTTCATGCAGCGGAGCGACCAGGCCGTCATCAATTTCTACCACCGGGTCAACCGCGAGGCCGCGGCCCGCCACCTGCTCACCGACTTCCACGGCGCCGTTCACCAGGCCGTCCTCACCCGCACCTGGCCCAACCTGATGACCAATGAGGGCGTCCGCGGTCTCGAGTGGAACAAGTGGAGCGCCCACATCACGCCCGAGCACGACGCCACCCTGCCGTTCACCCGGCAGTACCTCGGCCCCATGGACTACACCCCCGGCGCCACCCGCAACGCCAACCGCGACGGTTTCGCCTGGAACCACTTCCGCCCCCGCAGCCAGGGCACCCGCTGCCACCAGCTCGCCCTCTACGTCGTCTTCGAAAGTCCCCTCCAAATGCTCGCCGACACCCCGACCAACTACGAGCGCGAGCCCGCCATGATGGAATTCCTCCGCGCCGTGCCCAGCGTGTGGGATGAGACCCGCGCGCTCGACGGCCGCATCAGCGACTACGTGCTCACGGCCCGCCGCAGCGGCCGCGACTGGTTCGTCGGCGCCATCACCGACTGGACCGCCCGCGAACTCGAGCTCGATCTCTCCTTCCTTCCCGCCGGCGAATTCACCCTGACCGAGTGGCGCGACGGCCTCAACGCCGGGACCCACGCCGAGGACTTCAAGCAGGCCACCCAAACCGTGACCAACCGCACCAAGCTGCGCCTCCCGCTCGCCGAGGGCGGTGGCTGGGCCGCCCGGATCTCGCCGAAGTAA